From the Cucumis sativus cultivar 9930 chromosome 5, Cucumber_9930_V3, whole genome shotgun sequence genome, the window caaaaatttattgaGACGTAACtttgtaatttaatctaaAGAATATAACTCTTACGTCGaatgaatcaaattcacatatatatatatgtatatatagcaTTTATCGTCACATAAGAACAATAGCTCATCATctgataaaattattaaggagaaaatccaaaattacgaaaagaaaaaaaaagaatgaaaggcAAGAAATGTAGAATTTGATGTATTAAAGAAAGCCAACAATTTACAACCTTAAAGAAAAGACATGTTAATCAAATCTCTGTCACAATATCCTTAATTCTCTAACCTCATTTTACAGTAAGCTTAATCTCATGTTTTTGTTACTCTCTCTGTCAGCATAACCTTTTACCAAAAGCTACAacatatttcatattataattggatgaaaaattttctgtctcttctttttatctctTGCGCTTGGACTTCAAAGATGTCACTGACTGAGAGTTGCTGTGCCAGTTTCTCTTCCTTTGGTTGATGAACcaattgtttatttgtttcagCTGCAAACCTGTCTCCTCCACTAGCTTAGCCTTATCGTCTTCCTGGATAAACAAACACGAAATATTATAGAGGTTTTCCATTTTCGAAGATGggagttttgtttgtttattttttctttacttacAGTTGGGTATGGCCATTTAGAATGTTGCTGCCACCAGTTTTTCAAAACTGTTGTTGTATCCCCAGGTAACTTCCCTGCCCTTCTCTTTCTCAATATTTCCTCTCTCACATCTTCAATTCTTGACTTGAAACCCTGCAACACACCACCACATTTTAGACTCCAAATCAGGTTCATCTCCAACACCACAAATTTGTTCATATAAATTAGTTCTTTGTCTTTCCCTTTTAATCTGCAATGTATGTAATGggaaagttcttttttaatcatgAAAAGGGAACCTGTTTCAGCTCAATCTTCAGTTCTTGGCGGACCCTCTCCATCAGCGACCTTTCGGATTCAGTTGGTAGCAGTGGTCCGAATCCCATCATGTCGTGTGCGTCGGCTCCAGATTGATCGAGCGAAAAGTCCATCGGAATGTCGTCTTCGTCGTCCGACATTGTTGCACCGGTTCCTTCACCAAGGCTTACTCCTACGGAACATGATAAATAGCAAACGAAGTTGGTAAAGGGCACTTCAACCTTTAATGTCTCTCCATGTTTGGTAATGGAAAATGCCTTTCAAATATCCAAGACACCAAACTTTGACCAGAGTTAATATCAGCAACTAAAGAAGCAAGGTCTAATCTACTTTGGCGGTGTCAATAATTGTAGCAATCATATTTTTccattagaaaataacaaGGACGGTTCCACTTCCATCATCAACTAACTGTACTTAAAAtctcattatattttaacaacCTTTTCTCCTACATGACTTGATATGACATTAAACCCACatgttatttgttatttcaaCATATCTTTGACTTTTTCTCCtaccaaaacaataaataaaattaaaggtgTGAGAATTCAAAACCACCCGAAGTTTGTAGAATAAGATACTTTTATGTACTTTTAGCAACTAGTCCTTGTAAAAGTTCAGAgtagaataaagaaaatccagctgaatttaatttaaacaaagcACTTTTAACTTTCTTGCACagtagatttttaaaataaaggagATAGAATTTGAATCTCCAACTCAAAAAGAAGGCATTAATGTCAACATTttgaatgataataataaatagtttgaCTTGTTCAGTTACCAAATCTTGGTGtcttatttagttttaaacatATCCAAATTTAACAGACCAAAAAAGCCGCATAAAGTGCAGCATTTAGTTAAATACTGTCAGGATGAGCCTCCAATGCCCTTTAGGCGGCCTAGGGTCCTTAATACAAAAGCTTGCATTGGTATTTAAGACCCTACACCACAGCCCTTAGGTCCTCAGCAGCATCCATTGGCAGACGCAGTAATGAATAGTTTCTATGCATTCTCAATGCTAGGGTTCAAAATAGAGATGATTTAAAACAGACAGAATAACTGATCATGAACTTCATGGAGGTATGGAGATTGAGAATAGGGACCATTGTAGTTGTAGTTATAGGAGGGCAGGTCTAAAACTGGCAAACCCAATCAATAAGCAACAGATTACTTTATGATAAAATGCCTAGTTTCTTTAACCCATCCAATCAACTGCTTGAGTGGTAACCCTTTCATTCGCCAGATTGTTTTGTTAAATCATATAACTAGAAAGGTCACTCACTCACCAATGaaagaggttttttttttctctttttttatttaaaaaaaaaaactaaaataaaatatcttatttagTCTCTATGTtgtgataaaattaaaaaaataaaacctcaTTAATAGTCCCAACTTAGGATTagtgatttcttttaataaaatactaaagCACCGTAGGATCAGGTGGTGTATAAGAATATCTCACTAGAACAATAAAGCACGGTTAAACTAAACATGAGGACTTTATCAAACTGTGAGAATGAACTAAATTCTATTTATAAACCACATACAATAAGTTCTAAATCTTTCTAACTCATAGCCAAATTTGCAAGTTAAGTTTACAAAAACATAACAGCTTTGTCGTTGGGTATATCCATatcctaaaaaaatattaggtcacttgaatgattaaaaatgATCAGTTGGTGATTAATGTAATCATATATGATAAGTGTAGCTCTTTTAgtctatttttatatatagaaagaaaaaagagagaggaaaaagaagtaGCTAGCTAGGTTCATGTACTATCTTTACAAAgcaaaaagatgaagaaatataataatagggagaatattattattgtttacaGTGGAACGCAAGTATTGCCAGGGGCAAGCAACCTTATCTGTTGGTGTCCCCTATTGGTGGTACCCTCACCGAACCCAACAGACCAATCCTTTTCCCAACTACAATCTTGGTATTCACAAGTAGGGACCTCTTTTGCACCCACTTCCATGGCTGCTTTTCACCATAATCCTCATCCCTCAAACcccccaaaacaaaaaaaccccTTTCAAAAAATCCTCcggtgtttgtt encodes:
- the LOC101206054 gene encoding homeobox protein knotted-1-like 7 encodes the protein MQEPGLGMMTAAGGSSGGLSGDVSVSGEGVHNSQLKAEIATHPLYEQLLSAHVACLRVATPIDQLPMIDAQLSQSHHILRSYASSQQHHQNAHSLTPHERQELDNFLAQYMIVLCSFKEQLQQHVRVHAVEAVMACREIENTLQALTGVSLGEGTGATMSDDEDDIPMDFSLDQSGADAHDMMGFGPLLPTESERSLMERVRQELKIELKQGFKSRIEDVREEILRKRRAGKLPGDTTTVLKNWWQQHSKWPYPTEDDKAKLVEETGLQLKQINNWFINQRKRNWHSNSQSVTSLKSKRKR